The genomic region GTCTGGCCTTGGATGTGTTGGAACCCTGGCTTTCTCTCCAAGATCAAGTGGCGATTGTCGCCAGCATTGAAGCCACGATTCCCTTTCGCCCTGTGAATGGGGAAGGCTACTCCTGCCTAGAACAATTAGAACACCGCATTGGGCAGCTCAATCAAGAGCTACAGTTGGGGCTGACTTCACAACACATTGAGCAAATACTACGGGATGCGGTGGAGCTAACCAACCGCGATGTCGGAAATTTTGCCTCTACCGATGCGGGGGTTTTTCTGGATCATACCTGGGATCTCTTGCCAGAGATGGATCCACGCCTACTGGAGCTTAACCTCTACTCAGTGGTGGAGTATCGCCGGGTGTTGCAGCGGATGGAGCAGTTTTTCCTGAATTTGGATCCGCAACGGGTGTTCCAGCGGCACCGCGGTTACCCCAGCCCAGAAACCTGGCAAGCGATGACTGAACAAGCTACCCAGAATATCCGCATTGGGCAAGAATACATCGGGGTGAAACTGTTGGCAATTGGCCTATTGGAAGCGGTGGCCTTAAGCAGTGGTGGGGATGGCCCCATCTCGTTATTTTTGGGCTATCGACCTCCCGGACAAGACTGGGATGAGCCCCTGAGCTCTCAGAATCCCTGGCCCATCCATCTCGAAGTTGGGCGGATCAGCACCAACCACAACCCTGTGGTGTGGGAACTGCTCTACAAAGGGCGATCCAGCACCGCCCGTCACGACCTCACCCGTTCTCCCTTGGCAGCATTCATCTACTCCTGCCTAGGCCAAGCAGTAACCCAAACTTGGCACAAGGTTGTGCATCAAATGTTTGCCCATCAGTTGGAGCCAGAGAGTGTCCTGCGGCAGTTTCAGGCCAGTCATGCTCCTGTTCTGGAGACGATTCTCCACACCTGTGCTCAATTTGCCCCCACTCGCCGCGCCAGCTTGATTGCCTATCTGGATCCCTAAAGGCTTCTTAGGTGGCCCGCAGCTGCACCGGCATAACCAGGTAGCACAAGCGCATCGCCCCAATTGGCTTCCAGATAGCGGGTTGTGTCGCACCGTTTAACTCCAGGCTCACCTGCTGGGTGTGGAATACTTTCAGGGCATCGAGTAAGTAACGCACGTTAAAAGCTAGCTCTAGATCCGGCCCAGACATCTGTACCGGCAGAGATTCTTGGCCGCTTCCCACATCGGGAGCTTCGGTGCTGATTTGCAGGGTTTGGGTTGCGGCGGAAAGTTGAAACTTGATGATGTCGTTTTTTTGGGCGGCAAACACTCCAACTCGCTCCAGCGATTCCATCAAGGGACGACGCTCCAGGGTCACTTGTCGCTCAAACTGGCTGGGAATCAGGCGCTTGTAGTCGGGATATTGGCCATCCAAAAGGCGGCTGGTGATCAAATGGCGATCGAGTCCGAATTGCACCTGTGCCCGGTCGAACCGCAACTGCACCGTAAAGGACTCCGTCCCGCTGGCGCGAGCGGCAGCTTGGTTACTGAGAATCCGCTCCAACTCCCGCAGGGTACGGGCGGGAATCGTGAAATCCAGCCCAACCCCTCCCGGATTTTGCCCTGACCATTCACTTGGGATCCCGTCACTGTTCTCAAAATGGAGTTCTCTCAGCTCGGTCTGCACGGTAGCCAAACGATGCCCGTCGGTAGCAGCAAACTCCAACAACGGCGGATCCCCGGCCAGCAACTTGACATGCACTCCCGTCAGCACCTGCTTGGTTTCATCTGCGGAAGCGGCAAAGAGGGTTTGACCGATCCCTTGCAACAGGTTCTCAATGTTCAGCTCCAGTGCTTGTGTGGGTTCACTCCCATCACCGGCACCAACCTCGGGCAAGGTGGGGTAGTCCTCCGCCGATAGTCCTTGCATTTGGTACTGACCAGCTGCCGAAGTCAGGGTCACGGGAGCATCCTCCCTCAGCTGGCTCAGGGTGATCTTGCCACTGGGTAGGCGACTGACAATGTCGCTGAAGAGCTTGGCGGGCAACGTGGTCCGAGCCGAATGCTCCACCTGCGCATCAAACTCACTGCGAATGCCCAAGTTCAGGTCAAAAGCCGTCAGAGCG from Thermostichus vulcanus str. 'Rupite' harbors:
- the dnaN gene encoding DNA polymerase III subunit beta; translated protein: MSLTCEQADLSHHLASVSRAVASRPALPVLANVLLEADADTQRVALTAFDLNLGIRSEFDAQVEHSARTTLPAKLFSDIVSRLPSGKITLSQLREDAPVTLTSAAGQYQMQGLSAEDYPTLPEVGAGDGSEPTQALELNIENLLQGIGQTLFAASADETKQVLTGVHVKLLAGDPPLLEFAATDGHRLATVQTELRELHFENSDGIPSEWSGQNPGGVGLDFTIPARTLRELERILSNQAAARASGTESFTVQLRFDRAQVQFGLDRHLITSRLLDGQYPDYKRLIPSQFERQVTLERRPLMESLERVGVFAAQKNDIIKFQLSAATQTLQISTEAPDVGSGQESLPVQMSGPDLELAFNVRYLLDALKVFHTQQVSLELNGATQPAIWKPIGAMRLCYLVMPVQLRAT